A segment of the Pseudomonas serboccidentalis genome:
TGCGATCTTTTGACCTCGGCCCGTTTCTTACAGGAACCAAGCATGAGCCTACTGACACGCCTGCTGGCGCGCGGCACTGTCGTGCTCGCCAACTCGGCATCCAAGCTGCAATCGCTGCAAATGCGCCTCACCGCCGGCGAGGTGAACGACGACATGGAGCATTTCGAACCCTACGGTTTCACCAGTAACCCGCTGGCTGGCGCCGAAGGCATCGTCACGTTTCTCGGGGGCGATCGCTCCCACGCCATCGCCCTGGTGGTCGCCGACCGCCGCTATCGCCTGCAGTCGCTGGCCTCTGGTGAAGTGGCGATCTACACCGACGAGGGCGACAAGATTCACTTCAAACGCGGGCGGATCATCGACATTGAAACCGCCACGCTGAACATCCGCGCCAGCCACGCTGTGAACTTCGACACGCCGGTGATCAACCAGACCGGCAAGATCGTGTCCACCGGTGATCAACTCGCCGGTGGCATCAGCCAGATCAAACACGTGCACGTCGGCGTGCAGGCCGGCAATGGCCAGACCGGTGCGCCGGCGGGAGGCCAATGATGCTCATCAGCCAGAACCTCCACGCCGCACTGACCCGCGCCGTGCTCATCAGCCTGTTCACCTGGCGTCGCGCCGCCGATGAC
Coding sequences within it:
- a CDS encoding phage baseplate assembly protein V → MSLLTRLLARGTVVLANSASKLQSLQMRLTAGEVNDDMEHFEPYGFTSNPLAGAEGIVTFLGGDRSHAIALVVADRRYRLQSLASGEVAIYTDEGDKIHFKRGRIIDIETATLNIRASHAVNFDTPVINQTGKIVSTGDQLAGGISQIKHVHVGVQAGNGQTGAPAGGQ